In one window of Epinephelus fuscoguttatus linkage group LG20, E.fuscoguttatus.final_Chr_v1 DNA:
- the tex2l gene encoding testis-expressed protein 2, with protein sequence MAESGSNGERRSEDEGRGGRKPLQEPCSSPLGLSPGGGSKRHLPRGIVIQLTGTEGEWDSLDDSELIFSLDHDEDYPSISLSRERQLSVEDDRRLQSQAFHVPLSPSSPGSLGNCSTTGPSFLSPGPSSPTHRPLSSLVKSLSTELELKESSTLRPKPLLSLVKSISTEISRSEPEVSQSKSDSRLNLHLWKQLTQTKTRSNGDSRTAPPSPSSLSPSGEGLRGGFFKMELEDTKRKLSEAMHEPLSSMFSKIMREESTGSPKHQSKSQGPHQGSSRGLGREGSTDTVLSESPVRNTRKTDADVLPVFDWPSVRHPGRSHRSSCPVHHHRQHYREEELEICTDGDVMQVLATETHRQERRSPILAAPLIRTSPLSQHPRPLPRMSLFCVGVLSYGYFILPLSPYFSGLALGLALGFLLGLLLIRMGSPRSRCTAPPHRPAHTLLGEAILTGGTISAEPDTLKGWMNEVHDYDPETCHLALTHSVFATLEGSCLRLDSPRNNISRRATYDERLHEATFVKSRSFHLAESKVFLLPSVLARKRTWNPKYPICIQLARGANSLEDEGGRPEESRGEEPGAEPASPCQSSTKHVHDFPTTLYLFGRTGREKEEWFRHFLFASMHTEREKERDRQRPGRCVSRSGDPTLAQSVTNQGNIPSSRGSSRVGSSDDDAPFTPPVPCIPAAPIGQTSGSTRGLSLLDYPGYMARLLATEELTPLSSPGAYSTETSPTIKGHCTCDIAEHPRTSQTDWANALIGRIFWDFLQEKHWADVVSHKIQKKLSKIRLPYFMNELTLTELDMGCSMPQITTTSRPEVNYRGLWVELQLVYTGALQMTLQTKFNLSKLGKEGGQDTDCTNETGSPRCRPIFSVLADSDEESSSAGSSDEEELPLSEPQGPVGEKGSTPATDGTGGGKTGRKILRFVDKIAKSKYFQKAAENEFIKKKFEEMSNTPLLLTVEVQELSGSLVVNIPPPPTDRIWYSFCVPPKLDLHVRPKLGEREVTFCHVTEWIEKKLQDEFQKVFVLPNMDDIYLPLMRSSVDSPKASQHLSSQSHRSQSSSTESIERIPPEISGAESD encoded by the exons ATGGCAGAAAGTGGAAGCAATGGGGAAAGAAGAAGCGAggatgaaggaagaggaggcaggAAACCTCTCCAGGAGCCTTGCAGCTCGCCTCTTGGCCTCTCCCCAGGTGGTGGGAGCAAGAGGCACCTCCCTCGAGGGATCGTGATTCAGTTGACTGGGACAGAGGGAGAATGGGACAGTCTGGATGACAGTGAGCTCATCTTCTCCCTGGACCACGATGAAGATTACCCATCTATATCTCTATCCAGGGAGAGGCAGCTTTCTGTTGAAGATGACAGACGGTTACAGTCCCAAGCTTTCCATGTCCCTCTTTCCCCTTCGTCCCCTGGCTCTCTGGGCAACTGCTCTACCACTGGCCCCAGCTTCCTCTCCCCGGGCCCTTCTTCACCCACCCACCGACCCCTTTCAAGCCTGGTCAAGTCTCTCTCCACAGAGCTGGAGCTCAAAGAAAGCTCCACCCTCAGACCCAAGCCCCTTCTCAGCCTCGTAAAGTCCATCTCCACGGAAATCTCCCGCTCAGAGCCGGAGGTGTCTCAGTCGAAATCAGACTCCCGCCTCAACCTCCACCTGTGGAAGCAACTCACCCAAACAAAGACCCGCAGCAATGGGGACTCTCGCACCGCACCCCCTTCTCCTAGCTCGCTCTCGCCCAGCGGAGAGGGTCTGAGAGGGGGCTTCTTCAAAATGGAGTTAGAGGACACCAAGAGGAAGCTGTCGGAAGCCATGCACGAACCTCTGAGCAGCATGTTCAGTAAGATCATGAGGGAGGAGAGCACAGGCAGCCCCAAACACCAGAGTAAGAGCCAGGGGCCTCATCAGGGTAGCTCCAGAGGTTTGGGACGTGAAGGTAGCACGGACACAGTTCTTTCTGAGTCTCCTGTGAGGAACACTAGAAAAACAGATGCTGATGTTTTACCAGTGTTTGACTGGCCGTCTGTTAGACATCCTGGGAGAAGCCACCGTAGCTCCTGCCCTGTGCATCACCACAGACAACACTAcagggaggaggagctggaaataTGTACGGACGGTGATGTGATGCAAGTACTGGCTACGGAGACTCACAGGCAGGAGAGGAGATCACCTATACTTGCAGCACCCCTCATTAGgacttctcctctctctcagcaCCCTCGCCCTCTGCCACGCATGAGTTTATTCTGCGTGGGAGTGCTGTCCTATGGCTATTTCATCTTACCTCTCAGTCCATACTTCTCTGGCCTGGCACTGGGATTAGCACTGGGCTTCTTGTTAGGACTGTTGCTCATTAGGATGGGTTCGCCCAGGTCTCGCTGCACAGCTCCTCCACACAGACCAGCACATACTCTGTTGGGAGAGGCGATTCTGACAGGTGGCACCATCAGCGCTGAGCCTGACACCCTCAAG GGCTGGATGAATGAAGTACACGATTACGACCCAGAAACCTGCCATCTAGCTCTGACTCACTCCGTGTTTGCCACCCTGGAGGGCTCCTGTCTCCGTCTGGACTCGCCGCGTAACAACATTAGCCGCAGGGCCACGTACGATGAGAGACTCCACGAGGCCACCTTCGTCAAGTCACGCTCCTTTCATCTCGCAGAGAGCAAA GTATTCCTGCTGCCATCTGTGCTGGCTCGGAAGAGGACGTGGAACCCAAAGTATCCCATCTGCATCCAACTGGCCAGGGGAGCAAACTCCCTGGAGGATGAGGGAGGAAGGCCGGAGGAGAGTCGAGGAGAGGAACCCGGAGCCGAACCAGcaagtccgtgtcaaagctccACCAAACACGTCCATGACTTTCCAACCACTCTTTACCTCTTTGGCCGCAcgggaagagagaaagaagagtggtttcgtcacttcctgtttgcatccatgcacacagagagggagaaggagagggacagacagaggccTGGCAGATGTGTATCCAGATCGG GTGATCCAACATTAGCACAGAGCGTTACTAACCAAGGTAACATCCCAAGCAGCAGAGGCTCCAGCAGAGTGGGCAGTAGTGACGATGACGCCCCCTTCACCCCCCCAGTCCCCTGCATCCCTGCAGCTCCCATCGGTCAGACCTCCGGTAGCACCAGGGGCCTTTCTTTGCTAGACTACCCTGGATACATGGCTCGTCTCCTGGCCACAGAGGAGTTGACGCCGCTCTCCAGTCCCGGAGCCTACAGCACAGAGACAAGCCCCACCATCAAAGGACAT TGTACCTGTGATATAGCAGAGCATCCTCGGACGAGCCAGACGGACTGGGCTAACGCTCTAATTGGTCGAATCTTCTGGGACTTCCTGCAAGAGAAGCACTGGGCTGATGTGGTTTCCCACAAGATCCAGAAGAAGCTGAGCAAAATCAGA TTGCCTTACTTTATGAATGAGCTGACTCTGACTGAGTTGGATATGGGCTGCTCCATGCCACAAATCACCACTACCTCCAGACCAGAAGTCAACTACAGAG GCCTGTGGGTGGAGCTGCAGCTGGTCTACACTGGTGCCCTGCAGATGACCCTGCAGACAAAGTTCAACCTGTCCAAGCTGGGGAAAGAGGGAGGTCAGGACACGGACTGTACAAATGAAACTGGTAGCCCTCG CTGCAGGCCCATCTTCAGTGTGTTGGCGGACAGCGATGAGGAGTCCTCCAGCGCTGGGTCTTCTGATGAGGAGGAGCTGCCTCTCTCCGAGCCTCAGGGCCCAGTGGGGGAGAAGGGATCCACACCAGCCACTGATGG GACAGGGGGCGGAAAGACTGGAAGGAAGATTTTGAGATTTGTGGACAAAATCGCTAAATCCAAGTACTTCCAGAAGGCGGCAGAGAACGAGTTCATTAAGAAGAAGTTTGAGGAAATGTCCAACACGCCCCTTCTGCTCACTGTGGAGGTTCAGGAGCTGTCAGGATCTCTGGTCGTCAACATCCCACCGCCTCCTACAGACAGGATATG GTACAGCTTCTGCGTGCCCCCCAAGCTGGATCTGCACGTCCGTCCCAAACTCGGGGAGAGGGAGGTGACTTTTTGTCATGTGACGGAGTGGATAGAAAAGAAACTACAGGATGAGTTCCAG AAAGTGTTTGTACTGCCAAACATGGACGACATCTACTTACCCCTGATGCGCTCCAGTGTGGACAGCCCTAAAGCCTCCCAGCATCTGTCCTCGCAGTCCCACCGGTCCCAGAgctcctccacagagtccatAGAGAGGATCCCACCTGAGATCTCTGGGGCAGAGTCTGACTAG
- the LOC125880285 gene encoding NADPH oxidase organizer 1-like: protein MVGEQRFVISARMIGAVHRDSPKLKMFMISVLWSDETEVIVYRSFQDFKKFHRQLKKRFPHLNPFKKSDKVIPKFTGQARKSSLQQKGSKRSVKRMKFLDSYCDKLLKCDQPVTQSSQLTQFFMPKDHDLQPDFTKNSIMILLSDDLPDGSGGGGGDGTRQHAGNVTHPFVTQTYRCVAAYETKDTKNRPFKVAVDEKLDVLIKDPAGWWLVENEDKRLAWFPAPYLELWDTEDDDGDDGFQLAGALYCAVRSYNTKKDDEVSVPIGSVVEVLRKSDDGWWFIRFNGKAGYVPSMNLQPYNNPRAGLYSLHKLHSSTLNLATQAPRRPSNNEDGPQQDSAGRSRGEPSVPRRLHKARSLDVLSETWTQTQMERDAPTSDSTSTEMSFSSSSSSSESSSSVRESRSGSPAASFQASVSNSGRSSPDLSLSDRRGSNTSSDTSVSVSSKGSETASVAPRVPPRPKTEEILTRCTTMTRKAALATKTRLQIQPEPIHSR, encoded by the exons ATGGTCGGTGAACAGCGCTTTGTAATCAGTGCCCGCATGATTGGAGCCGTCCACAGGGACTCACCAAAGCTCAAG ATGTTCATGATATCTGTGTTATGGTCTGATGAGACTGAAGTGATTGTCTACAGGTCCTTCCAGGATTTCAAGAAATTTCAT AGGCAGCTGAAAAAGAGATTCCCTCACCTGAACCCTTTCAAGAAAAGCGACAAAGTGATCCCAAAATTCACAG GGCAGGCCAGGAAGAGCAGCCTCCAGCAGAAAGGATCCAAGCGATCCGTCAAACGCATGAAGTTCCTGGACAGCTACTGTGACAAACTGCTGAAATGTGACCAACCTGTGACTCAGAGCTCACAGCTCACACAGTTCTTCATGCCCAAAGACCATGACCTGCAGCCAGACTTCACCAAGAACAG CATCATGATCCTGCTGTCTGATGACCTGCCTGATGGctcaggtggaggaggtggtgatggGACTCGCCAGCATGCAGGCAACGTCACTCACCCGTTTGTCACCCAGACCTACCGCTGTGTGGCTGCTTACGAGACAAAGGACACCAAGAATCGTCCATTTAAGGTGGCTGTGGATGAGAAGCTGGATGTCCTGATCAAAGACCCTGCAG GTTGGTGGCTGGTGGAGAACGAGGATAAGCGTTTGGCTTGGTTTCCTGCTCCCTACCTGGAGCTGTGGGAcacagaggatgatgatggcGATGATGGATTCCAGCTTGCAG GTGCCCTGTACTGTGCCGTGAGGAGTTACAACACCAAGAAGGATGACGAGGTGTCTGTGCCCATTGGCTCTGTGGTGGAGGTGCTGAGGAAGTCTGACGACGGCTGGTGGTTCATCAG ATTCAATGGCAAAGCAGGTTACGTGCCCTCCATGAACCTGCAGCCATACAACAACCCACGGGCCGGCCTTTACAGTCTGCACAAGCTGCACAGCTCCACTCTGAACCTGGCAACTCAGGCTCCTCGTCGACCCAGCAACAACGAAGACGGCCCACAGCAGGATTCAGCAGGTCGGTCCAGAGGTGAACCCAGTGTGCCCAGGCGTCTCCACAAGGCCCGATCTCTGGATGTCCTCTCTGAGACCTGGACCCAAACACAGATGGAGAGGGATGCCCCCACCTCAGACAGCACAAGCACTGAGATGAgcttctccagctcctcctcaagCAGCGAATCATCCTCAAGTGTAAGAGAGAGCCGTTCAGGCAGTCCTGCAGCCTCATTCCAGGCTAGTGTCAGCAACAGCGGGAGAAGCAGCCCTGATCTCAGCCTCTCTGACCGCCGCGGCTCCAACACCAGCTCTGACACCTCTGTATCTGTCAGCTCCAAAGGCAGTGAGACGGCTTCAGTCGCTCCCAGGGTGCCACCCAGACCCAAAACCGAGGAGATCCTGACCCGCTGCACCACCATGACCCGCAAGGCAGCCCTGGCCACCAAGACCCGGCTTCAGATTCAGCCAGAGCCCATCCACAGCCGCTAG